One window of Tenacibaculum maritimum NCIMB 2154 genomic DNA carries:
- the ribH gene encoding 6,7-dimethyl-8-ribityllumazine synthase — protein MATTNLSYYDKATIPNAKPFRFGIVVSEWNPEITKNLKQGAIDTLIDCGTNTENIITWEVPGSFELVYGCKKMIETQKVDAIVAIGNVIQGETKHFDFVCEGVTQGIVDLNIKYDVPVIFCVLTDNTKQQSLDRSGGKLGNKGIECAVAAIKMAAIKNQEKKISTLGF, from the coding sequence ATGGCTACAACAAATTTATCTTATTATGATAAAGCAACAATCCCAAATGCGAAACCTTTTCGATTTGGGATTGTTGTTTCTGAATGGAATCCAGAAATTACAAAAAACCTAAAACAAGGTGCTATTGACACCCTAATTGATTGCGGTACGAACACTGAAAACATCATTACTTGGGAAGTTCCTGGTAGTTTTGAACTAGTGTATGGCTGTAAAAAAATGATAGAAACTCAAAAAGTTGACGCTATCGTTGCTATTGGAAACGTTATTCAGGGAGAAACCAAACACTTCGATTTTGTTTGCGAAGGGGTAACTCAGGGTATCGTTGATCTGAATATCAAATACGACGTTCCTGTTATCTTTTGCGTTTTAACAGACAATACAAAACAGCAATCTCTTGATCGTTCTGGCGGAAAGCTAGGGAATAAAGGAATTGAATGTGCTGTAGCAGCTATTAAAATGGCAGCTATTAAAAATCAAGAGAAAAAGATTAGTACGCTAGGTTTCTAA
- the mutL gene encoding DNA mismatch repair endonuclease MutL, which translates to MSDIIQLLPDHVANQIAAGEVVQRPASVVKELLENAIDAGANSIKLLLKDAGKTLIQVIDNGKGMSPTDARLSFERHATSKIKEAQDLFNLNTKGFRGEALASIAAIAHVTLKTKQEHEELGTQIKIEGSNIISQDVVSTAKGTSIAVKNLFYNIPARRNFLKSDTIETRHIIDEFQRVALAHPDISFLLHHNNNEVYHLKESNLRKRIVAIFGAKMNERLVPINENTDIITINGFVAKPEFAKKKRGEQFFFVNNRFIKSSYLNHAVVNAFEGLLEHNAHPSYFLYLTVPPESIDINIHPTKTEIKFDNEKALYAILRATVKHSLGQYSVAPVLDFNRDATLDTPYDFKEKKSVSIPKITVDPNFNPFNNEPTAPISTNTSSSSHVNKPNSSSKKNYQQEYKKDAGNWEALYTSSMPFEIPKQEELFESQQETQTGKTFQIQKKYLLSSIKSGVVLINQSLAHQRVLYEDFLESITVKEASSQQLLFPVSISFSSSDIEMIYSIKSDLESAGFGFEEFTMDSVVVKGIPTSITESQITLILEQLLDDMKLEVPDTSFSHFDVMAKSFAKSLAIKTGTDLNTKEQENLVNDLFSCKEPSISPFGKPTFKTLTLNEIDTIFNN; encoded by the coding sequence ATGTCAGACATTATACAACTCCTTCCTGACCACGTTGCAAATCAAATTGCCGCTGGTGAAGTCGTTCAACGTCCTGCCTCTGTGGTAAAGGAACTATTAGAAAATGCAATTGACGCAGGTGCCAATTCCATTAAATTATTATTAAAAGATGCTGGAAAAACATTGATTCAAGTTATTGATAATGGAAAAGGAATGAGCCCAACAGACGCTCGATTATCTTTTGAACGTCATGCTACTTCCAAAATAAAAGAAGCACAAGATTTATTCAATCTAAACACTAAAGGCTTTCGAGGAGAAGCATTGGCTTCTATTGCTGCTATTGCGCATGTAACATTAAAAACTAAGCAAGAACACGAAGAACTTGGTACACAAATAAAAATAGAAGGTAGCAACATCATTTCACAAGATGTAGTTTCTACCGCTAAAGGTACTAGCATTGCTGTTAAAAATTTATTTTATAACATTCCAGCAAGACGAAATTTTTTAAAGTCTGACACCATAGAAACTCGTCATATTATAGACGAGTTCCAAAGAGTTGCTTTAGCACATCCCGATATTTCTTTCTTACTACATCATAATAATAATGAAGTATATCATTTAAAAGAAAGTAATTTACGAAAACGTATTGTAGCTATTTTTGGTGCTAAAATGAATGAAAGATTAGTTCCTATAAATGAAAATACTGATATCATAACAATTAACGGTTTTGTTGCAAAACCTGAATTTGCCAAGAAAAAACGTGGAGAACAATTTTTCTTTGTCAATAATCGTTTTATCAAAAGTTCTTACTTAAATCATGCCGTTGTAAATGCTTTTGAAGGATTGCTTGAACACAATGCGCATCCTTCTTATTTTTTATATTTAACTGTTCCTCCTGAAAGCATTGATATTAATATTCATCCAACTAAAACAGAAATAAAATTTGACAATGAAAAGGCTTTATACGCTATTTTACGAGCTACTGTAAAACATAGTTTAGGACAATATAGCGTTGCTCCTGTTTTAGATTTTAATAGAGATGCTACCTTGGATACTCCTTATGACTTTAAGGAGAAAAAAAGTGTTTCGATTCCTAAAATCACAGTAGATCCTAATTTTAATCCGTTTAACAATGAGCCGACGGCTCCAATTTCAACGAATACTAGTAGCAGTAGTCATGTAAATAAACCAAATAGTTCTTCTAAGAAAAACTACCAGCAAGAATATAAAAAAGATGCGGGAAATTGGGAAGCTTTGTACACAAGCTCCATGCCTTTTGAAATACCGAAACAAGAAGAGCTGTTTGAGTCTCAGCAAGAAACACAAACAGGAAAAACATTTCAAATTCAAAAAAAATACTTGTTAAGTTCTATTAAATCAGGAGTTGTTTTAATCAACCAATCTCTAGCACACCAACGTGTTTTATATGAAGATTTTTTAGAAAGTATTACCGTAAAAGAAGCTAGTAGCCAGCAATTATTATTTCCTGTAAGCATTTCTTTTTCTTCTTCAGATATTGAAATGATTTATAGTATCAAATCTGACTTAGAAAGTGCTGGTTTTGGTTTTGAAGAATTTACTATGGATAGCGTTGTTGTAAAAGGAATTCCTACTTCTATTACCGAAAGCCAGATTACTTTAATTTTGGAACAATTGTTAGATGATATGAAATTAGAAGTACCTGATACTAGTTTTAGTCATTTTGATGTTATGGCAAAATCATTTGCTAAATCATTAGCTATCAAAACAGGAACTGATTTAAATACTAAGGAACAAGAAAATTTAGTAAATGATTTATTTTCTTGTAAAGAACCTTCTATTTCTCCTTTTGGGAAACCTACATTTAAAACACTAACATTAAACGAAATAGATACTATTTTTAATAATTAA
- a CDS encoding rhomboid family intramembrane serine protease, translated as MPKLTEAIKHLIIINAILFIAPQLLNMDLTNIFALHFPKNNHFGIWQYITHMFMHGSFAHILFNMYALWAFGTPLEHMWGRNKFLFFYFSAGIGAGLIYSAVNYYQFHTIYEQLVGFNLSASDIQNILDSGRYNDQIISLPREKMSEFYSLYHTPAVGASGAVYGVLVAFGMAFPNAKLALIFLPIPIAAKYFIPLMILGDLFFGVTKYSIGNVAHFAHIGGAIIGFIIAWYWKKNQFRML; from the coding sequence ATGCCTAAGTTAACTGAAGCCATAAAACATTTAATTATTATCAACGCCATTTTATTTATAGCTCCTCAGCTACTAAATATGGATTTGACCAATATTTTTGCTTTGCATTTTCCTAAAAATAATCATTTTGGAATTTGGCAATATATTACGCATATGTTTATGCATGGTAGTTTTGCTCATATTTTATTTAATATGTATGCTCTTTGGGCTTTTGGAACTCCCTTAGAACATATGTGGGGACGCAATAAATTCTTGTTTTTTTACTTTTCGGCAGGCATTGGCGCCGGACTCATTTATTCTGCTGTAAATTACTACCAGTTTCATACAATCTATGAACAGCTTGTAGGATTCAACCTTTCTGCTAGCGACATTCAAAACATACTAGACTCTGGCCGTTATAATGACCAAATCATCTCACTTCCTAGAGAAAAAATGAGCGAATTTTACAGCTTATACCATACCCCTGCCGTTGGTGCCTCTGGAGCTGTTTATGGGGTACTCGTTGCCTTTGGAATGGCATTCCCTAATGCTAAATTAGCATTGATTTTTCTACCAATTCCAATTGCAGCAAAATATTTTATCCCCTTAATGATTTTAGGAGATTTATTTTTTGGTGTCACCAAGTATTCTATTGGTAATGTAGCTCATTTCGCACATATTGGGGGAGCTATTATTGGATTTATAATTGCTTGGTATTGGAAAAAAAATCAATTTAGAATGCTATAA
- a CDS encoding rhomboid family intramembrane serine protease — protein sequence MTFFQNIQYRFKNANIVEKLIYINIVIFLLVFLSNTFGFLFELKQNFLVKWLSLPASFNGFLTKPWTLISYGFLHVDFIHILFNLIALFYIGNLFLEYFTPKQLINFYVFGTVFGGLIFLLSYNYFPALLKNNSTSVLLGASAGISAIFIGIATYIPNYQLKIRFIGYVHLWKLAAIWIALDIIQIPMGNAGGHLAHIGGACFGFLYVSQASNTSIDIFSPLKNFFQKKEKPLKTVYKSKTATKKATTKNENQQQIDAILDKISKSGYDTLTKAEKDFLFRQGKN from the coding sequence ATGACCTTCTTTCAAAACATTCAATATCGTTTTAAAAATGCCAATATCGTAGAAAAATTAATCTATATAAATATTGTTATTTTCTTATTGGTCTTTTTATCAAATACGTTTGGCTTTCTATTTGAGTTGAAGCAAAATTTTCTTGTAAAATGGCTTTCATTACCAGCTAGTTTTAATGGCTTTTTAACCAAACCTTGGACACTTATATCTTATGGATTTTTACACGTTGATTTTATTCATATCTTATTTAATTTAATAGCCTTATTCTATATTGGAAATTTATTTTTAGAGTATTTCACACCTAAGCAGCTGATTAATTTTTATGTATTTGGAACAGTATTCGGCGGACTTATATTTTTATTGAGTTATAATTATTTTCCTGCTTTACTAAAAAATAATAGTACTAGTGTTTTACTAGGTGCATCAGCTGGGATTTCAGCTATTTTTATTGGAATTGCAACCTACATACCTAATTATCAATTAAAAATACGCTTTATAGGCTATGTTCATTTGTGGAAACTAGCTGCTATTTGGATCGCTTTAGATATTATTCAAATACCGATGGGAAATGCTGGCGGGCATTTAGCTCATATTGGCGGGGCATGCTTTGGCTTTTTATATGTCAGCCAAGCTAGCAACACTTCTATTGATATTTTTTCTCCTTTAAAAAATTTCTTTCAAAAGAAAGAAAAGCCTTTAAAAACCGTTTATAAATCAAAGACAGCTACTAAAAAAGCAACTACTAAAAATGAAAATCAACAACAAATAGATGCTATTTTAGATAAAATTAGTAAGTCTGGCTATGATACGCTGACTAAAGCTGAAAAGGACTTTTTATTTCGTCAAGGCAAAAATTAA
- a CDS encoding endonuclease/exonuclease/phosphatase family protein: MKKLSLVNKLLFFINSIIAATLLFSYLLPFVSPKTIPAFAVFSLLVPVLIIINLIFCIYWLLKFKKQFILSGLILAIGWSFCPPFYKFSNKEILLNDDVKVMSYNVRMFNHYKWSEDPTIAQKTFDFITEKEPDILTIQEFYLSRKISFKYPYKYIKTKSKTNKFGLAIYSKYKIINSGSLNFKKSANNAIFVDLLKGKDTIRVYNLHLESLKINPNKQHFGEKNSEKLFKRLEAGFLKQADQTAQFLSHQKQFKGKKIICGDFNNTAYSWVYKQIAANKKDAFTEAGNGLGKSFNYPFPMRIDFILTDTSITVNHFKIYPVKYSDHFPILARLNWK; the protein is encoded by the coding sequence ATGAAAAAACTATCATTAGTTAATAAACTCTTATTCTTTATAAATTCGATCATAGCAGCCACACTACTATTTTCTTATCTATTGCCATTTGTTTCTCCAAAAACAATCCCTGCTTTTGCTGTATTTAGCTTACTAGTTCCGGTTCTTATTATTATAAACCTTATTTTTTGCATTTATTGGTTGCTTAAATTCAAAAAACAATTTATACTCTCGGGGTTAATATTAGCCATTGGGTGGTCTTTTTGCCCTCCTTTTTATAAATTTTCTAACAAAGAAATCTTACTCAATGACGATGTGAAAGTTATGAGTTATAATGTGCGAATGTTCAATCATTATAAATGGAGCGAAGATCCCACAATTGCTCAAAAAACATTCGATTTTATTACTGAAAAGGAGCCTGATATCTTAACTATACAAGAATTCTATTTATCTCGTAAAATTAGTTTCAAATACCCTTACAAATACATCAAAACAAAGTCTAAAACTAATAAATTTGGACTGGCAATCTATTCTAAATATAAAATCATCAACTCGGGGTCTTTAAATTTTAAAAAAAGTGCTAATAACGCCATTTTTGTTGATCTCTTAAAAGGGAAGGACACTATTAGAGTTTACAATCTTCATCTGGAATCGTTAAAAATTAATCCTAATAAACAGCATTTTGGAGAAAAAAATTCAGAAAAATTATTCAAACGACTTGAAGCTGGTTTTTTAAAACAAGCAGATCAGACAGCCCAGTTTCTTTCGCATCAAAAGCAGTTTAAAGGAAAAAAAATTATTTGTGGCGATTTTAATAATACCGCCTATTCTTGGGTATATAAACAAATAGCCGCCAATAAAAAAGATGCTTTTACAGAAGCTGGAAATGGCCTTGGAAAATCATTTAACTATCCATTTCCTATGCGTATTGATTTTATTTTAACAGATACTTCTATAACAGTAAATCACTTTAAAATATATCCTGTAAAATACTCTGATCACTTCCCTATTTTAGCTCGTTTAAATTGGAAGTAA
- a CDS encoding Lrp/AsnC family transcriptional regulator, protein MDDLDEVDKKILRILQHNSNITTKHLAAKVNLSSSPVFERVKKLEQLGVIKKYIAVLDAEKLDKGLIVFCSVTLKEHTKHIGNKFVKDIQLLPEITECYNISGDYDFLLKVRVKNMRDYQEFVLNRLGIIANIGSAHSTFVIGEIKNTHSVHF, encoded by the coding sequence ATAGACGATCTTGACGAGGTAGATAAAAAAATACTTAGAATTCTTCAGCACAATTCTAATATTACTACCAAACACCTTGCTGCAAAAGTGAATTTATCATCTTCTCCAGTTTTTGAAAGAGTAAAGAAGTTAGAGCAATTGGGAGTTATAAAAAAGTATATAGCCGTTTTAGATGCAGAGAAATTAGACAAAGGATTAATTGTTTTTTGTAGCGTTACTTTAAAAGAGCATACAAAACATATAGGAAATAAATTTGTAAAAGACATTCAATTACTACCAGAAATAACAGAATGCTATAACATTTCAGGAGATTATGATTTTTTATTGAAGGTAAGGGTAAAGAATATGAGAGATTATCAAGAGTTTGTTTTAAATAGACTTGGTATTATAGCCAATATAGGAAGTGCCCATAGTACTTTTGTTATTGGAGAAATAAAGAACACTCATTCAGTTCATTTTTAA
- the metE gene encoding 5-methyltetrahydropteroyltriglutamate--homocysteine S-methyltransferase — MKTYILGFPRIGKKRELKKALESYWKGQTTTEALLATAKQIRKENWLLQQKNGIDFIPSNDFSLYDQMLDTCLMLGCIPDRFEGIKKNKSELDLYFAMARGYQSKEEDVIAMEITKWFNTNYHYIVPEFKKNQTFNFFSKKVISAYKEAKELGIETKPTLIGPLTFLHLGKSKEANFDKISLLDNLLSTYLSVINELTKEGASIIQFDEPCLALSITTEERQALKKIYTTIAQAFPSLKIALASYFNHYGENLEAVLNLPVSIIHLDLIEAPSLLEDILKKKPLSNKVIFSLGLIDGRNVWKNNFEDSLSFIETAKKQLPLENIWISTSCSLLHSPYDLDLERENNHISTDIMKWLAFAKQKIVELSNLKKIVLNNDTALLEENKQAHIEKKNSTKIHNLEVKERIKAPFYIERKSSFPSRKKLQRASLKLPLFPTTTIGSFPQTKSVRKWRAEYRKQLLSKEKYETLLKNEIKKAISFQEKIDLDVLVHGEFERNDMVEYFGEQLNGFTFTNFGWVQSYGSRCVKPPIIFGDVSRSKPMTVKWTEFAQSLTKKPVKGMLTGPVTILQWSFVRNDQSLHTTCKQIALAIRDEVIDLEKAGIKVIQIDEPAIREGLPLKKADWNTYLKWAIECFKIAASGVQDSTQIHTHMCYSEFNDIIEHIANMDADVITIETSRSHMELLDAFVKFKYPNEIGPGVYDIHSPRVPCSTEIETLLHKALEVLPHENVWVNPDCGLKTRSWTETELALKELVKVSKKLRNTITCTAK; from the coding sequence ATGAAAACTTATATTCTAGGATTTCCGCGAATTGGAAAAAAAAGAGAGCTAAAAAAGGCATTAGAATCTTACTGGAAAGGGCAAACAACTACTGAAGCCCTTCTTGCTACCGCCAAACAAATAAGAAAAGAAAACTGGCTCTTACAACAAAAGAATGGCATTGATTTTATTCCTTCTAATGATTTCTCTTTATACGATCAAATGCTTGATACTTGTTTAATGCTTGGATGTATTCCCGATCGATTTGAAGGAATCAAGAAAAATAAAAGCGAGCTTGATTTATACTTTGCTATGGCACGCGGATACCAAAGTAAAGAAGAAGACGTAATTGCTATGGAAATTACCAAATGGTTTAATACAAATTACCATTATATTGTTCCTGAGTTTAAAAAGAATCAGACATTTAACTTTTTTTCTAAAAAAGTCATCTCAGCATATAAAGAGGCTAAGGAGCTCGGTATTGAAACCAAACCTACTTTAATTGGTCCATTAACCTTTCTTCATTTAGGTAAATCCAAAGAAGCAAATTTTGATAAAATTTCATTATTAGACAATCTTTTAAGTACTTACCTATCAGTCATCAATGAACTTACCAAAGAAGGAGCTAGTATTATACAATTTGACGAGCCTTGTTTAGCACTATCAATAACCACTGAAGAAAGACAAGCTCTAAAAAAAATATATACAACAATAGCACAAGCATTTCCTAGTTTAAAAATTGCTCTTGCTAGCTATTTTAATCACTATGGTGAAAATTTAGAAGCTGTTTTAAATCTTCCTGTAAGTATCATCCATCTTGATTTAATAGAGGCTCCTTCTTTATTAGAAGATATTCTTAAGAAAAAACCGCTATCAAATAAGGTTATTTTTTCTCTTGGTCTTATTGATGGTAGAAATGTATGGAAGAATAATTTTGAGGATTCTTTATCTTTTATTGAAACTGCAAAAAAACAACTTCCTCTTGAGAATATATGGATTTCAACTTCTTGTTCTTTATTACATTCTCCCTACGATCTTGACTTAGAGCGCGAAAATAATCATATTTCTACTGACATTATGAAATGGTTGGCCTTTGCCAAGCAAAAAATTGTAGAACTTTCAAACTTAAAGAAAATTGTACTCAACAATGATACCGCTCTTTTAGAGGAAAACAAACAAGCTCATATTGAGAAAAAAAACTCTACAAAAATCCATAACCTTGAGGTAAAAGAGCGAATAAAAGCACCTTTTTATATCGAAAGAAAAAGCAGTTTTCCTTCACGAAAAAAATTACAACGAGCATCTTTAAAACTTCCTCTATTTCCTACTACTACAATAGGGTCTTTTCCGCAAACAAAAAGTGTTAGAAAATGGAGAGCTGAATATAGAAAGCAATTACTTTCTAAAGAGAAATATGAAACTTTGTTAAAAAACGAGATAAAAAAGGCTATTTCTTTTCAAGAAAAAATTGACCTTGATGTCTTAGTCCATGGAGAATTCGAAAGAAACGATATGGTTGAATATTTTGGTGAACAACTAAACGGTTTTACTTTTACAAACTTCGGGTGGGTACAAAGCTATGGCTCTCGCTGTGTAAAACCTCCTATTATTTTTGGAGATGTTTCTCGTTCAAAACCCATGACTGTAAAATGGACCGAATTTGCGCAATCACTTACTAAAAAACCAGTGAAGGGAATGCTTACAGGGCCTGTTACTATTTTACAATGGTCTTTTGTTAGAAATGATCAATCCTTGCATACCACTTGCAAACAGATAGCCTTAGCCATAAGAGATGAAGTGATTGATTTGGAAAAAGCTGGAATTAAGGTTATACAAATAGATGAACCTGCTATAAGAGAAGGGCTTCCTCTTAAAAAAGCTGATTGGAATACTTATTTAAAATGGGCTATTGAATGTTTTAAAATAGCTGCATCAGGAGTTCAAGATAGCACTCAAATACATACGCATATGTGCTACTCTGAATTTAATGATATTATTGAGCATATTGCCAATATGGATGCTGATGTAATTACTATTGAAACCTCTCGATCTCATATGGAGCTACTAGATGCTTTTGTAAAATTCAAATACCCAAATGAAATTGGACCAGGAGTTTATGACATTCATTCCCCTAGGGTTCCTTGTTCAACAGAAATTGAAACATTATTACATAAAGCATTAGAAGTTTTACCTCATGAAAACGTTTGGGTAAATCCTGACTGCGGGTTAAAAACAAGGAGTTGGACGGAAACGGAGCTTGCTCTAAAGGAATTGGTTAAGGTTTCTAAAAAATTAAGAAATACCATTACTTGCACGGCAAAATAG
- a CDS encoding ABC transporter substrate-binding protein, with protein MFFLKNRKDSGVLFIKLLLLSFFFFSCITKKPERNENMVFRYNEHANITSLDPAFAKDQRNIWAVNQLFNGLVQLDDSLHIQPDIAKSWTISENGKHYSFTLKKGIQFHKHVLFGKDSTRLVKAEDFDYSFKRLLDKKVASPGGWVLQNVSSFKAENDSVFSIQLKQPFPPFLGLLAMKYCSVVPKEAISYFGDQFRANPIGTGPFQFKLWVENTKLVLRKNLEYHEKDSQGNKLPYMEAIAISFLPDKQSEFLQFIQGNIDFMKSLDASYKDDILNTDGSLKSKYKALVNMQTGAYLNTEYLGIYLEGDKTVPTQSKLIRQAINYGFDRKKMVKFLRNGIGTPAINGFIPQGLPSFNHQKGYTYQPQKAKELVKRYRQQTGDSNPKIVITTNSSYLDICEYMQRELQKIGLEVKVDVIPPSTLRQGKANGKLPVFRASWIADYPDAENYVSLFYSKNFTPNGPNYTHFKHTMYDALYEKSIKEVNEEKRYRLYQQMDSILIQEAPVIPLYYDEVIRFTRKNVEGVGINPIDLLNLKRVKKNNSLEN; from the coding sequence ATGTTTTTTTTAAAAAATAGAAAAGATAGTGGAGTGCTATTTATCAAGTTGTTATTATTGAGTTTTTTCTTTTTTTCTTGTATAACAAAGAAGCCAGAACGCAATGAAAATATGGTTTTTCGGTATAATGAGCATGCTAATATAACCTCTTTAGATCCTGCTTTTGCAAAAGATCAACGTAATATTTGGGCGGTAAATCAATTATTTAATGGATTGGTGCAATTAGATGATAGTTTGCATATACAACCGGATATAGCTAAAAGTTGGACAATTTCTGAAAATGGGAAGCATTATTCTTTTACATTAAAAAAAGGAATACAGTTTCATAAGCATGTGTTATTTGGAAAAGATTCAACAAGATTGGTAAAAGCAGAAGACTTTGACTATTCATTTAAAAGGTTACTAGATAAAAAGGTAGCTTCTCCTGGAGGTTGGGTATTGCAGAATGTAAGTAGTTTTAAAGCAGAAAATGATTCCGTTTTTTCGATCCAATTAAAGCAGCCTTTTCCGCCATTTTTAGGGTTGTTAGCAATGAAGTATTGCTCCGTGGTTCCTAAGGAAGCAATTAGCTATTTTGGAGATCAATTTCGTGCAAATCCTATTGGAACAGGACCGTTTCAATTTAAATTATGGGTAGAGAATACCAAATTGGTATTGCGTAAAAATTTAGAATACCATGAAAAGGATTCTCAAGGAAATAAGTTGCCTTATATGGAAGCGATTGCAATTAGTTTCTTGCCAGATAAACAAAGTGAGTTTTTACAATTTATTCAAGGAAATATAGACTTTATGAAAAGCTTAGACGCTTCTTATAAAGATGATATTTTAAATACGGATGGAAGTTTGAAAAGTAAATACAAAGCTTTGGTAAATATGCAAACAGGGGCGTATTTGAATACGGAATATTTGGGGATTTATTTAGAGGGAGACAAAACGGTACCAACGCAGTCAAAACTAATCAGGCAAGCTATTAATTATGGTTTTGATCGTAAAAAAATGGTTAAATTTTTACGAAATGGTATCGGAACTCCAGCAATAAACGGATTCATTCCTCAAGGGCTTCCTTCTTTTAATCATCAAAAGGGGTACACTTACCAACCTCAAAAAGCAAAAGAGCTTGTTAAAAGGTATAGGCAACAAACAGGAGATTCAAATCCTAAAATAGTAATAACAACCAATAGTAGTTATTTGGATATTTGTGAATATATGCAACGAGAGCTGCAAAAAATAGGATTAGAGGTGAAGGTAGATGTTATTCCGCCTTCTACATTACGTCAAGGAAAAGCAAATGGAAAACTTCCTGTTTTTAGAGCGAGTTGGATAGCAGATTATCCTGATGCAGAGAATTATGTGTCTTTGTTTTATAGCAAAAATTTTACTCCTAATGGACCTAATTATACCCATTTTAAGCATACAATGTATGACGCGTTATACGAAAAGTCAATCAAGGAAGTAAACGAAGAAAAGCGCTACCGTTTATACCAACAAATGGATAGTATTCTTATACAAGAAGCTCCCGTAATTCCTTTATACTACGATGAAGTGATCCGATTTACGCGTAAAAATGTAGAAGGGGTAGGAATAAATCCAATTGATTTACTAAATCTAAAACGGGTTAAAAAGAATAACTCTTTAGAAAACTGA
- a CDS encoding copper resistance protein NlpE, producing MKNIYILILIAFALSSCKNKKEENNAKEYKKPAIEAVEEHTAELALDWNGVYKGLLPCASCPGILSTVKLKTDKTYVKSDFYVGSEQGYFNDEGTFYFTKDGGRIILNSKKDTLMYQVGESRLFLLNKKGKKDTSSLANRYELMKMSDKEVLFSKTPIKGYLTIGEEVAVFEPLGSSKVYWVNDLKEGSLTKLYQEKTKNEKAPYVPVMATLVARKSKILRQGLHKKHDDVIDVLEIKSVKLLTEKE from the coding sequence ATGAAAAACATATATATTTTAATACTAATAGCTTTTGCTTTATCAAGTTGTAAAAATAAAAAGGAGGAGAATAATGCAAAAGAGTACAAAAAACCAGCAATAGAAGCAGTAGAGGAGCATACAGCTGAACTTGCATTGGATTGGAATGGGGTTTATAAGGGATTATTGCCTTGTGCGAGCTGCCCTGGAATTCTTAGTACAGTAAAACTTAAAACCGATAAAACATATGTAAAATCAGATTTTTACGTAGGGTCAGAGCAAGGGTATTTTAATGATGAAGGCACTTTTTATTTTACAAAAGATGGGGGGCGTATTATTTTAAATTCTAAAAAAGATACTCTTATGTATCAAGTTGGAGAAAGTAGGTTGTTCCTTTTGAATAAAAAAGGAAAAAAGGACACTTCAAGCCTAGCAAATAGGTATGAATTAATGAAAATGTCTGATAAAGAGGTTCTCTTCTCAAAAACTCCTATCAAAGGATACCTTACGATTGGTGAGGAAGTAGCTGTTTTTGAACCTTTAGGATCATCAAAAGTATATTGGGTAAATGATTTGAAAGAAGGAAGCTTAACAAAATTATATCAAGAAAAAACAAAGAATGAAAAAGCGCCATATGTTCCAGTAATGGCAACGTTAGTGGCCCGAAAAAGTAAAATTTTGCGACAAGGGCTTCATAAAAAGCACGACGATGTGATAGATGTTCTTGAAATAAAATCGGTAAAATTACTTACAGAAAAAGAGTAA